GGGGTCGGCGAGGTACATGTCGGCCAGCCCGGTGTGGATCTCGTAGCTGCACTCGTAGTACCAGCGGCTGATGTGCGCCCGGTGCTCCTCGGCCAGCTCCAGCGCCGCCGGGCTGTCGGCCGGGGCGCCGGACTCCAGGACGGCCACGATCCGCCGTCCCCACTCCTCCGTCTCCTCCTTGATCCGCAGCCAGTCGGCCTTGGCGTAGCCGGCGGTGCGCCGGGTCGACTCCCGGTACGCCTCGCTGCCACCCCAGCGCTGCTCCGCCTCCTCGGCGTGTGCGTCGGGGTCGAAGTCGCCGAAGACCTCGAACCGCTCCTCGGGCGTGAGTCGAATGTTCATCTTCTTCGCCTCCATCGCGAACTCGATCGCCGTGACCATCTTCTCCAGGCGCGTGATCCGTACCGTCAGCAGCTCGTGCTGCCGGCGCAGGTGCGCCGCCGGGTCGGCGCCCGGGTCGTCGAGGATGGTGGCGATCTCTTCCAGCGGGAACCCGAGCTCGCGGTAGAAGAGGATCTGCTGGAGCCGCTCCAGGTCCGCGTCGTCGTAGCGGCGGTACCCGACCGGGGTACGCCCGCTGGGCGAGAGCAGCCCGATCTCGTCGTAGTGGTGCAGCGTCCGTACGGTCACCCGGGCCAGCCGGGCGACCTCTCCCACCGTGTGGGTCATGGGTCCCCTCCCTTCTGGGAAACAGGCTCCCGCCTCCCGTCACGTGAGGGTCAAACCCGACCCCGCCGGGCCCGCCTTCAGGGGGCCGGCGTCAGGGCCCCGGCGTCAGGGCCCGCCTTCAGGAGCCGGGGAAGGACGAGCGCAGGTCGGCGAGGCTGCCCGGTCGGCCGTAGAGGTAGCCCTGACCGTGGGCACAGCCGATCGCGGCGACCGCGTCGTGCTGGCGGTCGGTCTCCACGCCCTCTGCGACGACCCGCAGGTCGAACGCCTCGGCGAGGGTGCTGACCATGTTGACCGTCGCGTACGCCCGCGCGTCCTCGTCCAACCGGGCCACGAACGACCGGTCGATCTTCAGCTCGGTCGCCGGGATGCGGTGCAGGTAGCTCAGCGAAGAGTACCCGGTGCCGAAGTCGTCGATGGCGATCCGGATACCCAGCTCCCGGAGCTGGCGGAGCCGGTCCAGCACCGCCTCGCTGCCCTCGATGAGCGCCGACTCGGTCAGTTCCAGGGTCAACGCGCGAGGGGCCAGCCCGGCGGCGGCGGTCGCGCCGGTGACCGTGGCGATCAGGTCCGGGCGGCGCAGGTGCGCGGCGGCGATGTTCACGGCGACGGTCGCGTCCGGCGAGCTGTGCCGCCAGACGGCCGCGGCCTGGCATGCCTCGTGGATCACCCAGCGGTCGATCGGGAGGATCAGCCCGGTCTCCTCGGCCAGCGGCAGGAACCGTCCGGGCGACAGCAACCCGAGCCGGGGGTGCCGCCAACGCACCAGCGCCTCCGCGCTGCGGACCAGGCCGGTGTCGAGGTCGACGATCGGCTGGAACTCCAGTTCGAGCTGTTTCTCGTCGACCGCCCGACGCAGGTCGGCGATGAGTTCGGCCCGGGTCACCGCCGACTCGCGCAGCGCCGGGGTGCAGGTCCGGTAGGCGGACTTGCCGGCCGCCTTCGCCGCGTACATCGCGATGTCGGCGTCGCGGAGCAGGTCGCTGTGGGTGGCGTGTTGGGGGCCGTACTCGGCGATGCCGATGCTGGCCGACGGGTGGGTGCCGACGTCCTCCTCGTCGTCGGCCGGGCGCAGCGCGGTGAGCAGCCGCTCGGCCAGCCGTTCGGCGGACACCGGCCGGTCGGCGTCGACCAGGACGGCGAACTCGTCCCCGCCGAGACGGGCCACCGTGCCGTCGCCGGCGAC
The nucleotide sequence above comes from Micromonospora pallida. Encoded proteins:
- a CDS encoding MerR family transcriptional regulator, whose translation is MTHTVGEVARLARVTVRTLHHYDEIGLLSPSGRTPVGYRRYDDADLERLQQILFYRELGFPLEEIATILDDPGADPAAHLRRQHELLTVRITRLEKMVTAIEFAMEAKKMNIRLTPEERFEVFGDFDPDAHAEEAEQRWGGSEAYRESTRRTAGYAKADWLRIKEETEEWGRRIVAVLESGAPADSPAALELAEEHRAHISRWYYECSYEIHTGLADMYLADPRFTAHYEAIKPGLTAYLSEAIHANAINRA